Within Urocitellus parryii isolate mUroPar1 chromosome 10, mUroPar1.hap1, whole genome shotgun sequence, the genomic segment atttgtttggttttctgaATTCCTGATAAGAGTTCATGTCTtgaccaaatttcattttatttcaaaagtaaaaatattaaaaaaatctagcAGGTTCTGGTTAGTTGGATAATGAGAAAATTTACTTCTGTGAGaccagtttattattattattattattattatacattgcTGTACATTCAGTACCTAGAACAGCACCCGGCACATTAAGCTGTTctcaacaaataaatacaatgttCACTAATATTCTTTTTCCTCCCATTATTCTTGAGGATAACACTGCTTagtaagaaaaaacaaacaatttaatGTAATTGTTTTTCAAGGAGggaaatcaaatttttattttctttatttgctctatttctttcattcaagTTTTTAGAAAAGATCTGTACTTTACATGTGAGTCTTAACTCTGAGGAAATTTCAGAACAGAATGGTTTCCTTACTTAAGAACCTCAGCTTGGAACCCAAGCCACAATTGCCACCTCCAGATCCCAGCTGTTTGGGTCTTTTCAACTCTGGGAAAACTTAACTTCAGAGAGGCTAAGAGTTCCACAAAGGGGAACTCAGGTCAAGGATATTGGTTTCCTTTTGTTACATGCTCTTGCTGTAGATTGACAGCATGCAAAATGTGAAAGAGACACCAACCAATCAAAAAGAGCTTGGGATTCTGGATGCATAATTTTCAGGCTTGCAgctatttgttaatttatttttcagaaggtGGCTATGGCATATATGCTTCTACAGATAGTAGCTGCAAAGTATAGAAGTTTGGTGCTCTCATTTGGAACTATACCTCCCAAAAAGACcattattcttataaaaatactaTTTGTAAACCTAACATAggatttaaaatatgactttcttTAATGCTTAAGAGTGGGCCTTATTCTTTGGCAGGCAACATCAGCTTTTTCAGGACTGTAGAgtgtcttttattttacttaaccaAGCTTCTACTGGGGAAATGATTGCTTTAGTTCATGGTGCTACGTGGTATTTCTAGAAATCTGAGCAAGTTAGTATATTTTCCTTATGTTTCACAATACTCTGTTCTTGAGAAACTTGAACACTGGAAGCATGCACTTCCTTGATAAAAGAAAACCTCAACATTCACTGGTTTAGAAGAGATGCAAAGTGACATCTCCTTATTTTTCAATTACTTGATACTAGGGAAGCTAAAGAGAACTTGTAGGGAAGCTACAAGAGAACTTAGTAGTTGTTCATCTTACCAAGGCTGGAATATGTGCTAGTGCTCAGAGCATATGAGGGTGTCATTCTGTTTAAATTtcacttggaaaattaaaatgatgagtTGACTAACTTTCATTTGACATGTGAAGCTGAAACCATTTGCCTGTAGTTATTCTGAGAAtatcatatttggaaaattttaatttcttgaagaataaatcttaaaaaaaactcttaaaaatgtTATCATGGGAACTAAAGGTAAATGATAGCTCTTGAGCTATGTgaggacaagtgcatggagtattgcatacatggcatacatgtagggcatctgagtggcaaacAACACCCCCACCCAGGCATGTGAGCAGCAAACCGCTTATCCCATAGGCATAGCCCAAGGCGTGAGGCCGCGTGTTACAGTCCCTGTGCTGGCTCCACGGCCTGCTCCTCaattggttgctgcaaggacagttggccagaaattgtattggtggctgcctgtaatctgcttaacTGCTGCTTGAGTACATATACATTGGTAActgcgcaataaaatcagacctgcttcctgcttggtctttGAGGTCTTGATTGgcaactccacagccacactctcctctaccctgttctgtggacctcctcactggacCAGAGAGAGCCCATGCAGAGCTACACTTGTTTTGGGTGCAGTTGgtcatttttatgtattctttttagtTGACCATAGGCAAAGGAtttaagaagatataaaaataatatcaaaacatAGAAACTAACATGTAACTTTTACTGAATTAGAATAAAGAAAGTAATacaaattaagaataattttctgAATGGGGATAATGctcataatataaaataagaggCTCTGTTTGACCATTTGAATATGAAAGTATCCGTTCTCCTTaagatttctattattttcttaaatgaaaataagGAGATTAGATGATTTCTTGAGCTTAATGTGTCAGGCATGGTTCAGCATATTCAGATATTGAgcagaaaattcttatttttgagatCAAGGGTTAAAATCAAACATATTCCTCTGCTCACTggactgatttttttattttggaatttgtgCATtcgtatttttaaaaagatttactaGGTGATACTAATATACAGCTAGGATGAGAATCTTTGGTGACTCTTTTGTTACTAGTTTAGTATACATtaaatgtttcaagaaaaataatcagcCAATATGAAGTCTGAAATCAACTTGCAGGATTTAAAAGTATACCTATGGATGTGCATTGGACAAGTATTTTAGATCAGCTTTTAGGGCTTTCTAGTACAGGGCAAatgattttcctttaaatcttttcAATAACTTTTCACATTGGCATCCGGTAGGTCTACTTTTAGATACAGAACAAATTGTTTTTGGAATCACCAGTTCTTGAAGTGTGAAATGAAGCCACCTCTCAGAAAAAATCAGTTTGATTTGGCATGTTTCTCTTAGCATGATTCACAAGTGGATCCCAACCCTCTAATCTTCCCTAGATCTTTCAGTGCTGAGAATGACGCCTAAGAGAATTTAGCAGAGTCATGTATAATGTATGACTAACTGTATCACAGTAGATATTAAGAGCTTTCTGGAGCTGTAATGTGAAGCCCGCCATAGTACATCTTTTGCAGATcaagaagaaagtagaaaaaaaattattttgtctagACATCATTATGTGTTATAAATGTGATTTagaaacctgtgtgtgtgtgtgtgtgtgtgtgtgtgtgtgtgtgcgcgcgcacaaaTACCCACCACCTATCAATGATGTCAACAAAAGAGTGTTTAGGGGGATTAGCTAGATTGCTGTGCCTACCAAGCTGCAGAAGTATAGTGAAAGTGAACGGCTAGacatttctctgttctttttcctttatttttttcccatttatcacATTTTTATGTGTTAGTAAAGAAGTGTTTTTAGACTTTCTCATTGAAAGTTTTCAGTTTGTCTCTTAGGGGTGAagtcttagtttatttttttaaagagctctATGGAGATATAATTTGCAAACTGCATACTTTGCCTACTTGAAGGATATGGTTTCCtgggttttagtatattcatagcTGGGTGCAGTACCTCTACCTGTAATGAAGGACACAGAAGTTTTATACCAGGCTAAATAAATCAAGGAGCTTCAATTTTTTGCTATGATCACTTTTAGAAGATTTACATCACCTGTGAAAGACATTCTGCACCCCCTATCCATCACTCCTCAACCCACCTTCCCAAGCCTGAGCAACCACTAATCTAGTctctagacatttcatataaaaggCATCACACAAATGTGGtcttttatgtctggcttatttcacttgcataatgttttcaaggttccaCTACCTTGTAGGATCTATCACCgcttttttatggctaaataatattctgttgtttcTTACTggcttttgcttatttattaatttataagttGATGggtttttttatgatttttttaagtagaaagaaacttaaaaagttGAAGTTCCTTGATTTCTTTAGTCTGGCCTAAAACTTCTGTGTCCTTCATTACAGGTAGAGGCATCTCACCCAACTATGAAGACCAGCATCCTGCTTATCTGCTTTTGGGGGTTATCCTGTGCTCTCCCAGTAAGTGTCAGGATGgggcatatgtacatatataactttaaatctaaaattCCACTATTTTCATTGGCCATGAGCCCAAGTAACTAGAGTGTATTCCAGTCAGATGATAATAGTAATTTCttagaaaactgttttctttgtaATATCCAAGAAATTTCTTATTCTCTTTAGTTAATCCAATAGATACTAATTACCAATAACTAATTTCCCACAATGAGCAGTGGTTCTTAAATTGTCACCCATACCTAAAGGGTCAGGATCTATTAGCACTTAATTTGTCTATTAGCAAATTTTGAGGTCCTACTTTATACCCACTATTAGACATAATAGGAATGGGACTCAGCCATCTGTCTTTTAACAAGATACCTAGGTGATCTGATGCAGGGTGAAATTTGACTACCACTGCTCCTAAGTATATAGAGTGTTAACTGCTGCCTTTGAAGTTTCTCactgtttatttttctggtgcaggggattgaacccagggtcttatacaAAGTAGGCAAGTGCTTGGCTATTGAGTGATACTCTCGGACCTCTTGGAAGTTTCCCTACGGTTTAAccattaatcttattttttttctaggtagCCAGATATCAAAATACTGAAACTGAGAGCTCTGAAGAATGGAAGGTGAGTATagatattagtttttaaaatatttcaatttaaatatatgattAGAATGACCCGATGAGTTCATTGCAGATGCTGAAGTTGCTAGTGTATTATGACCCTTTTAATAGCCTAAGATATAGGCAGTAAGATATGCAATTTTTAGTTCATATGAGAAAATAATACTTCAATTCCAACTTAATAGTGTAATTTGGTGAggaacatctttttcttttagtttttttcttatagtAGATGTGTGGAGTATAATGCAAGGGGGTGAATAACAGTAAAACAAGATAGTCCATGAGAGATTAGGATTTGAAATCTGTTTAAATAGGAGATGTCTAGTAGACAGGAAGTCAAGTCCAGTGaggtaagaaaagaagaaagaatgagaggACACTAGAGTATTTGGAATGAAGGTGATGCTTATTGATGTTGAACTCTTCATAACCCAGTAATTGGTAACACAAGAATCATTGCCAGGCATGTTTCTGAGGACTTTATATGTTTTGAACTTCTTACCTTTCCAACAAGCCAATGGATTAgacatcatattttatttccattttacagatgagacaactgaggcacagagagtaaTATAGTCAGTCTATGTTATGTGGCTAAGAAGTATTAGAGCCATACTGAATTTATGTCACTTGGCTCCAGAATCAATTCTTAACCAGTGTGACATGTCGCTTTTAGGAAGTGGGTCAGATAGATCTAGGATATCTCTAAATTCTCAAGACTGACACTGGAACTAAGAGTTAAAATCTTATGCTAACACAAAGCATTTTATTCACGACTTTGTTTCTTACTGGCTTTTGCTTATGATACAACTTGGGCCAGTGCTTTTGGTGATGGCCAAATAACGTCAGAGTCCTGATGTGGGGTCCTGCCCCTGCCTTGGGCTAGTATAGACATTGCAGGGTGTATTATAAACTTCCATGGGAGAAGTCCATAGGCTAGCTAATTTATAAGCAGTCACTGTAGATCCTCTCTCTCATTTAACCAGAGACTCACAAGCATGCCTAATTCTCAAGTCTAGCCTTGGCATGAGAAAAATACCCATGTCTTGTTTTCTTCCACCCATTAATTCCAAATGATAACTGACTGGCGTGGAGTTCGCCATTGTGCCAGCCTGCAGTATCACACAGAAAAGGCAAATGATTACAGCTTCTTTCTCTGAGACATCCCCAGCCTGGCACTGCTGAGAGGCATGTTGAAGACACGCAATAGCAACACCTCCTTGCTCTACTTGGTGCCTTGGGTTGCCACTCAGAAACTTGTCCGGCtcaagggaaaggagaaaggggaaagggggtATGGGGGGCTGGGAGTGGGACAGAAGTTGCtcaggcattcttttttttaatatttattttttagttttaggtggacacaatatatttatttcacatttatgtggtactaaggatcgaccccagtgccttatgcatgctaggggagtgcactaccactgagccacaaccccagccctcaggcattcttttttaacttttttttattagagctttatagttatacactAGAATTgtgttcatcctgacaaactcattcATGTATGGAATTTGACTGATTCACCCTTTTCTCTCCTGTCCTtctcctctcccattctccttccccctctctattagatttcctttcattcatctattttttttgtattttggatatttttacttgtgcataaaggtgaaattccctgtgatatgtttatataaacacataatataatttttaagaattaattctTCATTGCTTCCCTTACCCatcccttctctctgcctcttggtctccttctactctgctgatctttcCCTTTATCTTTGTGTTATACTATTGCTCAGACATTCTTATAGTTCTCACAAGACTAAGGAAAGTGAAATAAATTGCGACTATGAATACAGATTTGGCATTCAATTTTAATATCAGTGCTCTTCAGTGACTCAAGAAAGATATAATGGTTTTATCAGTTCAATTTTGTGTATCGAATTTGATAAGGTAGATGTTctcaaaatgtattatttctttacatTACATTGACTAGTCCTCAAGATGCTTTTGAAGGCATTAGCCAATCCCATCCTCACACTGGCCTTATAGGTGAAGCACAGAGGgtgttaattttcttaatttatgaaTAAGAAACTGATAGGTATATTGAATTGCCCACCTTCACACGGAGTAACAGACCACTCCAGCTTATGTGGGTCTTATGGGTCTCCCAGAACATATGACTTTCAGTGCTAACACCAGGATGATTGGCTAGAGAATAGAAACTCAAACCAATGAGTTCACTGAGACTTAAAATTTGGATTCTGGGCTACAACATTATTATCCTAGTTTTATTACCTCTAAGTTGTATGAACTTCAAAgcaagtatacatatatatgtatatctatatctatatctctctctctctatatataaatacacatgtgtattatttatacacacacatatacatatatacatacatacctgtCTATATATTTGTAAGCAAAGTATCAGATATACAAAAAATATTCTAGGTTTTTTAGTACTTttcattttacctttcttttcccATAAAACTTCATTATTACTTATGTAACTTGCAAAATATGtaccaaaaaatgtaaaaaatcacctaaaattattccaaatatttgCAGTGATGTAATACACTTATGAAAGAGTAATttgtattcctttcttttttttccccccagggtcATTTGGCTCAGTCACCAACACCACCCACggtaactctttttatttttgtcataaacATGTCATGAAGTAAATTTAACACTCTTTTCATTGCCTTTTACCATTTTGAAAGTAGTAAATACAAACTTCAAGCAATTGATGTGgatcatattttttcctttcctgaggaattactaaaaggaaaataaatgtttattttccctttcagGAGAACAGTGAGTCATCAGAAGAAAGTAAAGTTAGCTCAGAGGAACAGGTAATTAAAAAGGCCTTGCTTAACTTTTCTGGTTACTTAGGAATTGAAGGAAATGATGGTAGATTAAGTTACCTGGCAACAgttctaaatataatattttctaacCATTGGGCTATGCTGGCTAAATAGTCCCATAAAATAAGAAGGGAAAAATGAGTGGGGAGACTTCAGGTGTGGACATGATGTTCATTCCATTTTTACCATCTGAGACATTGTGGCCCTAAATGTCCCtcctagttaaaaaaataaccagGTACCTGTGAGCACATGCCAATGGTTATTACGTCTGCTAGACTGCACTGGATCACTCAGTAATATGAAATATTGCAAAAATAGAGCAgttcaggaaaggaaaggaaaactatTCTGGCTAACATGAGGTGCCCACTGGCCTGGAGCCCTCTGTCATGTCAAGAGCACAGTTGAGGAGAGCAGGGGGGAGTAGAGGAAAGCTGTGGGGCAGGAGCTTGAAAAGAGCTGCTTTGGCAGTGACTTTGATAGTCTCATCTTTGGTCCTGGGGATAAGAAAAGCAGTCTTAGCTTATATGTCTTTATTAAGAAATCTActtcttaacttttattttttctgagactAAATGTTATTACTTTTTAAGCTGTTCTatctttttacttattcatatatttatttttgtattgctaGGATTTTAGCCCAGGGCtgcacatatgctaggcaagtgttcagccactgagctacatccccaggcctgttCTATCACCATGACCAAACTCAACCCTGTAGGGAGGTCCAGAGATTCCAGCAATGTTTTTTCTCTGTGAAACTTTTCACTCACATTGCATTCTACACTCAGCCAGTGTTAAAAGATGAATTATCAGACTGTTTAACCCTAATTACTAATGGCTTGTcagaagaacattctagaagttAAAATCATAGAGTTGGGGAAATGCTTTTCCCTGAAGATTTTGTGATTTATCACCTTAAAATTCTCAAGCGAGAGTGACAACTCCTGCTTGAGAAGGGCATGATGATGCTTAATGAGGTAGGGTGGGTCCAACCCACACATTTCCACCGTACCAGTGCAGAATTCTTGTGCTGGGAAGAGATGGTAACATCATGTACTCCAGATGGGAACCCAGACACTGATCAGTGAGAACATatggtgaaagaaagaaaggaaggaaggaaggaaggaaggaaggaaggaaggaaggaaggaaggaaggaaaacaattttGGCAAGTATGCTTTGTTGTAATGAGAGCAGATTTTTCCAGGGCATAATATATGAAGACCCTCTGTGCTCTCTTATCTATGCAGATCATgtagttgctttttaaaatgtgacaatCTCTCTGAACTCACACTTAGAATCCAGCTGCCTTAAAGGCCACACTAGTTAGTTTTGCCTTCTGAGACTTCATAAGCAACTCTCTATCTGTGCTCATGAGATAGGAACATGACTTGGGTGAGACATATATACATCTcactatgatattttatttttatttgaacttaAAGTTTCATCAGAAAGTAAATGGGTCATTTTAAgttaactgaatatttttaaaaattccacttgAAACTACACAATTTGATGGGTATTATAAACTAACTCCTTGATGTACAAAAAGATTTCTGAGGGGCCTAAAGtgcagctgtagagcacttgcctagcacaaacaaaccctgggtttgattctcagtactgcaaaaaagaaaaaaaagtctgggttttatttaagaaatcataTTTACAATATGATTTAAGTTCCATAAATGTGATTTCCAGAAAGATTTTTTAGAAAAACTTTGCAGCACTGAGTAGGGGCCACCTGTTCAAAATGGGAGAACTTGAGTTTcaattccttttccttcttatttgAGCTCTGTCGAGATGTTTAAATTGACCGTAGgttagaagagaaggaaggaagcagaaaaagcCCAGATAAACACTAGATAACTCCCTCCTTATCAGCTCCTGGAGTGACCCTGTTTGTTAACTCCAAATCCAGGCAAATGTGGACCCCAGTGACAGTGCCGAGCTGGAGGATGACCTGGGCTCTGATGATCGTCAGTATGTTTATAGACCAGCTGGTGGCCTCTCTAGAAGTACAGGAAAAGAAGAGGAtaaagatgatgatgaagatgatagTGGAGATGACACCTTTGCTGATGAGGACAATGGCCCGTGGCCTGAGGAGAGAACAGGAGGTGGAATCTCCAGAGCTGATGGTGATGATTCTGCTGATGCCACACGATCCAGTGCAGATAGCACCTCACCAGAAGACAGTGCCCAGGACACCACCAGTGACAGCAGGGACCTTGACCACGAAGATGATGTGGGCAGCAGGGCTGAGGGACGAGACTTTACTCAGGAGAGTGAGAGTGAGGAGGACTGGGTGGGAGGTGGCAGTGAGGGGGAGAGTAGCCACGGGGATGGCTCTGAGTTTGACGATGAAGGAATGCAGAGTGATGACCCTGACAGCACTAGGAAAGATAGGGGCAACTCCAGAATGAGCAGTGCTGGTGTCAAATCCAAAGAATCAAAAAGGGACAATGAGCAGGTAAGCGCTCAGGATTCTGGTGAGAGTCAATTAGTGGAGCATTCCAGTAGGAAGTTTTTCAGAAAGTCCCGGATTTCTGAAGAAGATGGCGGAGGTGAGCTCAATGGCGGCTACACAACGGAAGAAGTCAAGAGTGACTCCAACTCTAAAGAGGCCGGCCTCAGCCAATCCAGGGAGGATAGCAAGAGTGAGTCTCAAGAGGACAGCAAGGAGAGTCGGTCTCAGGAAGACAGTGAAAATGCACAGGACCCCAGCAGTGAGTCCAGCCAGGAGGCTGACTTGGCCTCTCAAGAAAGCAGCAGTGAGTCTGAGGAAGAGGTGGC encodes:
- the Dmp1 gene encoding dentin matrix acidic phosphoprotein 1 isoform X3 — protein: MKTSILLICFWGLSCALPVTRYQNTETESSEEWKGHLAQSPTPPTANVDPSDSAELEDDLGSDDRQYVYRPAGGLSRSTGKEEDKDDDEDDSGDDTFADEDNGPWPEERTGGGISRADGDDSADATRSSADSTSPEDSAQDTTSDSRDLDHEDDVGSRAEGRDFTQESESEEDWVGGGSEGESSHGDGSEFDDEGMQSDDPDSTRKDRGNSRMSSAGVKSKESKRDNEQVSAQDSGESQLVEHSSRKFFRKSRISEEDGGGELNGGYTTEEVKSDSNSKEAGLSQSREDSKSESQEDSKESRSQEDSENAQDPSSESSQEADLASQESSSESEEEVASESRGDNPDNVSRAGDQEDSDSSQEDSLNTFSSSESESREEQADSESNESLKLSEESPESTEDENSSSQEGLQSQSTSAESQSDESRSEQDSQSEEEPDSDSQDSSRSKEDSNSTESTSSSEEDGQPKNMEVDSRKLTVDAYHNKPIGDQDDNDCQDGY
- the Dmp1 gene encoding dentin matrix acidic phosphoprotein 1 isoform X2, giving the protein MKTSILLICFWGLSCALPVARYQNTETESSEEWKGHLAQSPTPPTNSESSEESKVSSEEQANVDPSDSAELEDDLGSDDRQYVYRPAGGLSRSTGKEEDKDDDEDDSGDDTFADEDNGPWPEERTGGGISRADGDDSADATRSSADSTSPEDSAQDTTSDSRDLDHEDDVGSRAEGRDFTQESESEEDWVGGGSEGESSHGDGSEFDDEGMQSDDPDSTRKDRGNSRMSSAGVKSKESKRDNEQVSAQDSGESQLVEHSSRKFFRKSRISEEDGGGELNGGYTTEEVKSDSNSKEAGLSQSREDSKSESQEDSKESRSQEDSENAQDPSSESSQEADLASQESSSESEEEVASESRGDNPDNVSRAGDQEDSDSSQEDSLNTFSSSESESREEQADSESNESLKLSEESPESTEDENSSSQEGLQSQSTSAESQSDESRSEQDSQSEEEPDSDSQDSSRSKEDSNSTESTSSSEEDGQPKNMEVDSRKLTVDAYHNKPIGDQDDNDCQDGY
- the Dmp1 gene encoding dentin matrix acidic phosphoprotein 1 isoform X1; protein product: MKTSILLICFWGLSCALPVTRYQNTETESSEEWKGHLAQSPTPPTENSESSEESKVSSEEQANVDPSDSAELEDDLGSDDRQYVYRPAGGLSRSTGKEEDKDDDEDDSGDDTFADEDNGPWPEERTGGGISRADGDDSADATRSSADSTSPEDSAQDTTSDSRDLDHEDDVGSRAEGRDFTQESESEEDWVGGGSEGESSHGDGSEFDDEGMQSDDPDSTRKDRGNSRMSSAGVKSKESKRDNEQVSAQDSGESQLVEHSSRKFFRKSRISEEDGGGELNGGYTTEEVKSDSNSKEAGLSQSREDSKSESQEDSKESRSQEDSENAQDPSSESSQEADLASQESSSESEEEVASESRGDNPDNVSRAGDQEDSDSSQEDSLNTFSSSESESREEQADSESNESLKLSEESPESTEDENSSSQEGLQSQSTSAESQSDESRSEQDSQSEEEPDSDSQDSSRSKEDSNSTESTSSSEEDGQPKNMEVDSRKLTVDAYHNKPIGDQDDNDCQDGY